In Parasegetibacter sp. NRK P23, a single genomic region encodes these proteins:
- a CDS encoding type III pantothenate kinase, giving the protein MVVTLCFDFGNTRKKVAVFTDGIFTEEVFPEDDHPATIKALLDKWRPARTILSSVVHHHPELETLLAAQSWFHKLSHLSKLNFSTPVGKPETIGADRLAMMSAAVHLFPGTNTLVVGLGTCITYNFINKYGAFMGGGISPGMEMRFRSLKEQTAKLPLIEKNWDFPLTGYDTKTNILSGVLFGMAREIDGFIDLYAEKYRNFNVLLTGGDTPFFARHLKNKIFADPQLIYKGLYAICEHNFQQEK; this is encoded by the coding sequence ATGGTTGTAACCCTGTGTTTCGACTTCGGGAACACCCGGAAAAAAGTAGCGGTATTCACCGATGGAATATTTACGGAAGAAGTCTTTCCGGAAGATGACCACCCCGCTACCATAAAAGCATTACTCGACAAATGGCGGCCCGCCCGCACCATTCTTTCTTCGGTGGTGCACCACCATCCCGAGTTGGAAACCTTGCTTGCGGCACAGAGCTGGTTCCATAAACTCAGCCACCTCAGCAAACTGAACTTCAGTACGCCCGTGGGAAAACCTGAAACCATCGGCGCAGACCGCCTCGCCATGATGAGTGCCGCCGTTCACCTGTTTCCCGGGACAAATACACTGGTGGTGGGGCTCGGAACCTGCATCACCTACAACTTCATCAACAAGTACGGGGCATTCATGGGTGGCGGAATTTCTCCCGGCATGGAAATGCGCTTCCGGTCGCTCAAGGAGCAGACCGCCAAGCTCCCTTTGATCGAAAAGAACTGGGATTTCCCCCTAACCGGGTATGATACAAAAACAAATATTCTGAGTGGGGTACTCTTCGGAATGGCCCGTGAAATCGACGGTTTCATCGATTTATACGCTGAAAAATACAGGAACTTTAACGTGCTTTTAACCGGGGGTGATACACCCTTTTTTGCACGGCATCTGAAAAATAAGATATTTGCAGACCCTCAACTAATATATAAAGGATTGTATGCGATTTGTGAGCACAATTTTCAACAGGAAAAATAA
- a CDS encoding LON peptidase substrate-binding domain-containing protein, whose translation MINFIPIFPLNIVVYPGEQLNLHIFEPRYKQLIRECVQEKKPFGIPTVIDHKLEEYGTRVFVTEIVKEYDNGELDITTRGEDVFRILEVIREVPEKLYEAAIVDYPANVFSAPPQLMPRILPVIRELHKLLNVSKSFKKKDEELSSYDVAHHVALSLNEEYELLTLLREDQRLEYLKRHLNKVVPFLSQMELLKEKIKLNGHFRNLEGLDFEWKADK comes from the coding sequence TTGATCAATTTCATTCCCATATTCCCGCTCAACATCGTAGTATATCCCGGCGAACAGTTGAACCTCCACATTTTTGAACCCCGCTACAAACAATTGATCCGTGAATGCGTGCAGGAAAAGAAGCCTTTCGGCATCCCCACCGTGATCGATCATAAACTGGAAGAATACGGTACCAGGGTATTTGTGACGGAGATCGTCAAAGAATACGATAATGGCGAATTGGACATCACCACCCGTGGCGAAGATGTTTTCCGTATCCTCGAAGTGATCAGAGAGGTGCCCGAAAAGCTTTACGAAGCCGCGATCGTGGATTACCCCGCCAACGTATTTTCCGCCCCGCCGCAACTCATGCCACGTATCCTGCCCGTTATACGGGAACTGCATAAGTTGCTGAATGTATCGAAGTCTTTTAAAAAGAAAGATGAAGAACTGAGCAGCTACGATGTGGCCCACCATGTGGCGCTTTCGCTGAACGAAGAATATGAATTGCTTACCTTGCTGCGCGAAGACCAGCGGCTGGAATACCTTAAAAGGCACCTGAACAAGGTGGTGCCCTTCCTTTCCCAGATGGAGTTGCTGAAAGAAAAGATCAAACTCAACGGGCATTTCCGCAACCTCGAAGGACTCGATTTTGAATGGAAAGCCGACAAATAA